The window CGGTCAGTCGGCCGGTTCAGGCTCGGGGCTCACCGAGCCGGCGGCGTCGAGCACCTCGCGGCTCGACAGCAGGATGATACCGAATCCGACCTTCGCGACCAGGTCCAACACCATGAAGCCGGCCGTCTCGACGTACAGCGGGACGAGCTGCAGTCCCTCGGTGCCGACGATCCACCAGACCGGGTAGATCAGCCAGACCACCACGATCAGCGTCCGGAGGGTGCTGAACGTCGACGCCGCGGAGCCGGACAGCTCACTCGCCTTCTCGTCGAGGGAGCCGTACAGCATGTACAGCAGGACGAGCAGGAAGCCCGTCGAGACGCCCCACCAGACCAGTCGCCGCGCCCCCTCCGAGAGCACGCCGGGCCCGGCCGAGAGCGTGGCGACGACGCCCGTCCCGATCATCAGCATGTCGAGCCCGACGAGCGAGGACAGCTCGTTTCTGTTCGCCCCGACGAGGAGGCCGAGGTCGATGAGCAGAAGCGGCGTGGTGAAGAACCAGTCGGTGTACCTGGCCCAGTAGATGGGCAGTTCCTCGCCCCCGACCGTCACCATCGTCAGTCCGAACCCGAGCGCCATCGCGAGGTAGTTGACGAACGCGATGGCGGTGATGAATATCGTGACGATGTAGAACTCCTGTCTGCGCCTGTCCGTCTCGCCCCAGCCCCTGGCGATGAAGTACAGCATCCCCAGGAACATTCCGAGTGTGCCGATCCAGAGCCATATTCCTTCGCTGCCTGGTTGTGGCATAGTACGTTCTACAGTACGAGGGGAAACGTGGTAAGCGACGTACACAACTAGTTTGGGTCGCGACCCCGTCCCGCGGTTCTGTGACGCTTACCGATCGAGCACCGCCGCCGCGAGTTTCCGCTGGGCCGCGCGGAGGTGCTGGTGGAACGTCGACCGACAGACGCCCATCGAGTCGGCGATCTCCTCGCCGTCGGTCTCGTGTGGCCACTCGAAGTACCCCGCCGTGTGCGCGCGGACCAGCGCCGCGCGCTGTCGCTCCGTCAGCCTTGATTCGAGTTCTGCGACGAACCCCTGGTGGGTTTCCTCGCGCCGCTCCCGCCGGCGGTAGCCGACGAGTTCCGCGTTCTCGAACCGGTCTCTCGCCGCCTCGCTCAGCGACTGGGCGAGGGCCTCGCGTCCGACCTCGACGGTCACGCGGGCGGCCTCCGAGTCGACCTGCCAGTCGCGCAACTCCCCGCTGTGGTCTCTGAGCAGATCGCGTAGCGACGCGTTACCGATCGACAGCTCGGCGACCGGCGCGTCCGCGTCCCCGCCGAGCACGCCGTGGACGGTCACGCCCGCCGCGTCGGCGGCTTCGCGCAGCGCGGCCGCGTCGAGGCCGTCGGCGTCGACGACCTCGAACAGCAGCGACGGTCCCTCGCGGTCGCCGACGCTGCCGGCGTACTGGAGCCGACCCCCCAGTGCCGAGGCCAACTCCACCAGCGGGTGCGTCCCGAGCGCGAACCGGACTTCGACGACCTCCTCGCCCTGCAGGGTCCGCTGGCTCTCGATCGCGTTGATGCCGACGGCGACCGTCCGCCCGAGGGCCGTCAGGACCGCGCGCTCGTAGCTGTGGAACTCGTCGTTCCGAACGTACACGGCGATGGCGCCGTACGCCGCCTCCCCGTGGTGTAACGGGACCCCCGCGACCGCCGTCGATTCCGCCGACTTCCCCGGTTCGATCGGTTCGATGTGGACGTACCGGTCCTCGAGCGCCTCGGTGATCGCCGTCTCGACGGCGCCGACGTCGGGTTCCCCCTCGGCGGATCGGTCCCCGCCCGACGCTCGGAGTTGCACGCTCTCGCCGGGATCGCGCTCGCCGGCCTCGCCTTCGGGCGGCCGACGACCCTCGTCGGACTGCGTGAGAACCCCCTCGTCCCGCGTGGGAATCCCCTCGGCGACCCGGGGGACGACCGCGTCGGCGGCGGGGTCGTACCGACCGATCCACGCGCCCACGTATGTGTCCGCGATGCTCCGGACGACCTCGCGTTCGAGCGCCGCCCGCGACGACGCCCGGGTGACGGCTTCGGTGACGTCGGCGACCACGCCGTCGAGTCGGTCCAGGAGGCGTTCCTGGGCGATCCGCTCGCGCTCGATCCGGGACGCCCGCTCGGCGGCCGCCCGCTCGGCCCGCTTGCGGCGCGTGACGTCCTGCTGGAAACCGACGTAGTAGGCGACGTCACCGGAGTCGTCCCGCAGCGGCGCGAGCGTCACCTCGTTCCAGAACACCTCTCCGCTCCGCCGGTAGTTCCGAATTTCGACGGTCGTGGCCCGCTCCTCCTCGATCGCGGCGCGCATCCGTCCGACGGGCTTCTCGCGGGTCACCTCTCCCTGCAGGAACCGGCAGTTCCGCCCGACCGCGTACGCCGGCGGGTAGCCGGTGATCCGCTCGAAGGCGGCGTTCGCGTAGATCAACGGCATGTCCGGCTTCCTCGCGTCCGCGATGGTGATCCCGACCGGCGCTTCGTCCATCGTGCGCGTCTTCAACGACTCGTCGACCGCATCGGTGCTGGCCGACTTGGCCGCCGCCGCGACGCCGTCTCCGCGCTGTCTCACCGCCGATCTCGTTCGAACGCCCGGATCCGCCCCCCGTGTCATACGTACGCAACCGACCGGAGGAACAAAACGCGTGTGGCCGATCCGGGGGGTGCCACACCCTGCGTGAGGGGAGCGAGACGGTCGACCCCTTCCCGCGGATCGGCCGTGTCGCCACTCGCCGAATCGGCTCGTGAAAAGGTCGCAGTCGGCGTCGGCCGATCAGTCGGCCGTCGCTTCCGTCTCGGTTTCGTCGGCGTCGGCGGAGACGTCCTCGCGGTAGTACTTCTCGATGAACTCCTCGTCGACGCGGTTGAGCTCCTCCGTCGGCAGCATCGACAGGAGGTCCCAGCCGATCTCGAGGGTCTCTTCGAGGTCGCGGTTCGTGTCGAAGCCCTGGTCGATGAACTCCTCTTCGAACCGGTCGGCGAAGTCGAGGTACTTGTTGTCGCGCTCGGAGAGCGCCTCGCGACCGACGATGTTCACGAGGTCGCGCAGGTCCTCGCCCTCCGCGTACGCCGCGTACATCTGGTCGGAGACGTCGGCGTGGTCCTCGCGGGTGAGGCCCTCGCCGATGCCGTCGTCCATCAGCCGAGACAGGCTGGGAAGGACGTTCACCGGGGGCTGTAGCCCCTGGCTGTTGAGGTCGGGGTCGACGTAGATCTGCCCCTCGGTGATGTAACCGGTCAGGTCGGGGATCGGGTGGGTGTCGTCGTCGCCGGGCATCGTGAGGATCGGGATCTGCGTGACCGATCCCTCGCGACCCTCGATTCGGCCGGCGCGCTCGTAGAGCTGCGCCAGGTCGGTGTACATGTATCCGGGGTAGCCGCGTCGGCCCGGGACCTCCTCGCGGGCGGCCCCGATCTCGCGGAGCGCCTCGCAGTAGTTGGTCATGTCCGTCAGGATGACGAGGACGTGGTAGTCCTTCTCGAACGCCAGGTACTCCGCGGTCGTGAGCACCATCCGCGGGGTGACTGTCCGCTCGACTGCGGGGTCGTCCGCGAGGTTCATGAAGACCACCGAGCGCTCCAGCGCGCCGGTGCGCTCGAAGTCCTCCATGAACTCGTTGGCCTCCTCGGCGGTGATCCCCATCGCGCCGAAGATGACCGCGAACTCGGAGCCTTCGTCGTCGTCTCCTTCTTCCTCCTCGGGGACGGACGCCTGGCGGGCGATCTGCATCGCCAGTTCGCTGTGGGGCTGGCCCGAACTCGAGAAGATCGGGAGCTTCTGGCCCCGGACAAGGGTGTTCATCCCGTCGATGGCCGACACCCCGGTCTCGATGAACTCCTCGGGGTACTCCCGGGAGTAGGGGTTGATCGCCGCGCCGACGATGTCCTGTCGCTCCTCGGGGACGATGTCCGGACCGCCGTCGATCGGCCGGCCGGAGCCGTCGAGCACCCGCCCGAGCAGATCCTCGGTGACGGGCATCTTCATCGTCTCGCCGAGGAAGCGGACTGATGCGTTCTTGTCGATGCCGCTGGTGCCCTCGAACACCTGGATGGCGACGACGCCGTCCGAGGATTCGAGCACCTGCCCGCGCAGCGTCTCGCCCTGTGCCGTCTCGATCTCGACGATCTCGTCGTAGCCGATGGCCTCGTCGACCTCGGCGAACACCAGCGGACCGCTGATCTCGGTGATGGTTTGGTACTCTTTCATGTTAGTAGAGACTCCGGAGCTCTTCTGTGATCTCCGATTTGAGTTCGTCGACGTACTCCTCGTAGTCCTCCTGGACGCCGATCCGGTTGATCTTCGGCGCGGAGTCGATGTCGATGATCTCCTCGATCGGGACGCCGGCCTCGAGCGCGTCGAACGCCTCGTCGTTGAACGTCTCGATCGTCGTCAGCATCAGGTACGTCTTCTCCGGCGGACAGTAGGTGTCGACCGGGTGGAACGCGTTCTGCTGGAGGTACGCCTCGCGCAGGTACCGCGCGACTTCGAGGGTCAGCTGCTGGTCCTCGGGCAGCGCGTCCTTGCCGACGAGCTGTACGATCTCTTGCAACTCCGTCTCCTCGTCGAGGACGTCGACCGCCCACTGGCGCTTCTCCGGCCAGTCGTCGGCGACCTCCTCTTGGAACCACGGATCGAGCTGATCCTTGTAGAGGGAGTACGACTCGTTCCAGTTGATCGAGGGGAAGTGCCGACGTTCCGCGAGGTCGGCGTCGAGCGCCCAGAACGTCTTCACGATGCGCAGCGTGTTCTGGGTGACCGGCTCCGAGAAGTCGCCGCCGGGCGGGCTGACCGCACCGATCGCGGAGACGGAACCCTCGCTGCCGTTGATGTTCTCGAAGTAACCGGCGCGCTCGTAGAACTGCGAGAGCCGCGCGGCGAGGTAGGCGGGGTAGCCCTCCTCGCCGGGCATCTCCTCCAGCCGGGAGGAGATCTCGCGCATCGCTTCGGCCCACCGCGAGGTGGAGTCGGCCATCAGCGCGACGTCGTATCCCATGTCGCGGTAGAACTCCGCGATGGTGATCCCCGTGTAGACGCAGGACTCGCGCGCGGCGACGGGCATGTTCGACGTGTTCGCGATGAGCGACGTCCGGGCCATGAGCGGGTTCCCGGTCGCGGGGTCTTCGAGCTCCGGGAAGTCGTCGATGACCTCGGTCATCTCGTTGCCGCGCTCGCCGCAGCCGACGTAGATGATGATGTCGGCGTCGGCGTACTTCGCGAGCTGGTGCTGGGTGACCGTCTTCCCGGAGCCGAACGGCCCCGGAATCGCGGCCGTCCCGCCCTTCGCGATCGGGAACAGGCCGTCGAGGATCCGCTGCCCCGAGACGAGCGGCGTCCGCGGGGTCTTCTTCTCGACGGTGGGACGGGCCTCACGGACCGGCCACTCCTGTCGCATCTGGATCTCGACGCCGGTGTCGAGCTCGGCGACCGTGTCCTCGACGGTGAACGAGCCGGACTTGACGTCGACGACCTCCGCGGTCTCGCCCTCCTCGAGGGCGTCCGGCGGCACCATCACCTTGTGGTCGATGGTGATCGTCTCCTCGACGACGCCGACGACGTCGCCGCGGCCGACCTCGTCGCCCTCCTCGACGGTGGGCTCGAACTCCCACTGCTTGTCGAGTTCGATCCCCGGGGCGTCGACGCCGCGGTCGAGGTAGGGGCTGCCCATCTTGTCCTCGAGGACGTCCAGCGGACGCTGGACGCCGTCGTAGATGGTGTCTAAAAGCCCCGGACCGAGGTCGACGCTCAGCGGCTCGCCGGTGTTCTCGACGGGCTCCCCGGGGCTGATCCCCGAGGTCTCTTCGTACACTTGAATCGTCGTCGTGTCGCCTTCGATCTCGATGACTTCGCCCATCAGACCCTCGTCGCCCACGTAGACGACGTCGTTCATTCGGGCGTCGAGATCGCGGGCGACCACGACGGGTCCACTCACGCTCGCGATGATGCCGTCCTCGCGGACGGTCTGTGCTGTCTGACTCATGTATTAGTTGTCCTCCTCCATCAGGTCGATTCCGATGGCTCGCTTGATCTGGTCGCGGAGGCCGCCCGCGCCCGCGCCGCCGCCGAGCGTGACCAGCGTCGGTTCGATGCTGGTCTCGACGGCCTCGCGGACCGATCGCGAGAGGTGATCGAGGTCGTCGTCGTGCATCACCACGATGCCGACGTCGTCGTCTTCGAGCACCTCCGTGACGGCCTCGTCGAGCTGTTCGTCCTTGTCCTCGTCGGCGACGGTCTCGAACTTCCGGACGCCCGCGAGGCGGAACCCGGTGGTGAAGTCCGAACTGCCGACGACGGCGATTTCCTGGCTCATAGGATCACCAGCTCCTGTTCGATCTGCTCCTCGGAGAGCCCCGCCTCGCGCCCCCGGGCGATCGCCCGG is drawn from Halobellus limi and contains these coding sequences:
- a CDS encoding bacteriorhodopsin; amino-acid sequence: MFLGMLYFIARGWGETDRRRQEFYIVTIFITAIAFVNYLAMALGFGLTMVTVGGEELPIYWARYTDWFFTTPLLLIDLGLLVGANRNELSSLVGLDMLMIGTGVVATLSAGPGVLSEGARRLVWWGVSTGFLLVLLYMLYGSLDEKASELSGSAASTFSTLRTLIVVVWLIYPVWWIVGTEGLQLVPLYVETAGFMVLDLVAKVGFGIILLSSREVLDAAGSVSPEPEPAD
- a CDS encoding ATP synthase subunit A gives rise to the protein MSQTAQTVREDGIIASVSGPVVVARDLDARMNDVVYVGDEGLMGEVIEIEGDTTTIQVYEETSGISPGEPVENTGEPLSVDLGPGLLDTIYDGVQRPLDVLEDKMGSPYLDRGVDAPGIELDKQWEFEPTVEEGDEVGRGDVVGVVEETITIDHKVMVPPDALEEGETAEVVDVKSGSFTVEDTVAELDTGVEIQMRQEWPVREARPTVEKKTPRTPLVSGQRILDGLFPIAKGGTAAIPGPFGSGKTVTQHQLAKYADADIIIYVGCGERGNEMTEVIDDFPELEDPATGNPLMARTSLIANTSNMPVAARESCVYTGITIAEFYRDMGYDVALMADSTSRWAEAMREISSRLEEMPGEEGYPAYLAARLSQFYERAGYFENINGSEGSVSAIGAVSPPGGDFSEPVTQNTLRIVKTFWALDADLAERRHFPSINWNESYSLYKDQLDPWFQEEVADDWPEKRQWAVDVLDEETELQEIVQLVGKDALPEDQQLTLEVARYLREAYLQQNAFHPVDTYCPPEKTYLMLTTIETFNDEAFDALEAGVPIEEIIDIDSAPKINRIGVQEDYEEYVDELKSEITEELRSLY
- a CDS encoding V-type ATP synthase subunit F — encoded protein: MSQEIAVVGSSDFTTGFRLAGVRKFETVADEDKDEQLDEAVTEVLEDDDVGIVVMHDDDLDHLSRSVREAVETSIEPTLVTLGGGAGAGGLRDQIKRAIGIDLMEEDN
- a CDS encoding ATP synthase subunit B; amino-acid sequence: MKEYQTITEISGPLVFAEVDEAIGYDEIVEIETAQGETLRGQVLESSDGVVAIQVFEGTSGIDKNASVRFLGETMKMPVTEDLLGRVLDGSGRPIDGGPDIVPEERQDIVGAAINPYSREYPEEFIETGVSAIDGMNTLVRGQKLPIFSSSGQPHSELAMQIARQASVPEEEEGDDDEGSEFAVIFGAMGITAEEANEFMEDFERTGALERSVVFMNLADDPAVERTVTPRMVLTTAEYLAFEKDYHVLVILTDMTNYCEALREIGAAREEVPGRRGYPGYMYTDLAQLYERAGRIEGREGSVTQIPILTMPGDDDTHPIPDLTGYITEGQIYVDPDLNSQGLQPPVNVLPSLSRLMDDGIGEGLTREDHADVSDQMYAAYAEGEDLRDLVNIVGREALSERDNKYLDFADRFEEEFIDQGFDTNRDLEETLEIGWDLLSMLPTEELNRVDEEFIEKYYREDVSADADETETEATAD
- a CDS encoding PAS domain-containing protein — translated: MTRGADPGVRTRSAVRQRGDGVAAAAKSASTDAVDESLKTRTMDEAPVGITIADARKPDMPLIYANAAFERITGYPPAYAVGRNCRFLQGEVTREKPVGRMRAAIEEERATTVEIRNYRRSGEVFWNEVTLAPLRDDSGDVAYYVGFQQDVTRRKRAERAAAERASRIERERIAQERLLDRLDGVVADVTEAVTRASSRAALEREVVRSIADTYVGAWIGRYDPAADAVVPRVAEGIPTRDEGVLTQSDEGRRPPEGEAGERDPGESVQLRASGGDRSAEGEPDVGAVETAITEALEDRYVHIEPIEPGKSAESTAVAGVPLHHGEAAYGAIAVYVRNDEFHSYERAVLTALGRTVAVGINAIESQRTLQGEEVVEVRFALGTHPLVELASALGGRLQYAGSVGDREGPSLLFEVVDADGLDAAALREAADAAGVTVHGVLGGDADAPVAELSIGNASLRDLLRDHSGELRDWQVDSEAARVTVEVGREALAQSLSEAARDRFENAELVGYRRRERREETHQGFVAELESRLTERQRAALVRAHTAGYFEWPHETDGEEIADSMGVCRSTFHQHLRAAQRKLAAAVLDR